One genomic segment of Siphonobacter curvatus includes these proteins:
- a CDS encoding aspartate-semialdehyde dehydrogenase, which yields MKVAVVGATGLVGGEMLKVLEERNFPITELIPVASERSVGKKVTFKGQEYTVVSFEDAIAAKPAIAIFSAGGSTSLELAPKFAEAGIFVIDNSSAWRMDPTKKLVVPEINAHTLTKEDKIIANPNCSTIQMVVVLNPLHQQYKIKRVVVSTYQSVTGTGKAAVDQLFAERKGDDSVKKVYPHPIDLNVLPHIDVFLDNGYTKEEMKMVNETKKIMGDDSIAVTATTVRIPTIGGHSEAVNIEFENDFDLEEVRAILEKAPGVVVQDDPKNQIYPMPLTAHGKDDTFVGRIRRDESQPNTLNLWIVADNLRKGAATNAVQIAEYLNTNELV from the coding sequence ATGAAAGTCGCTGTTGTTGGAGCCACCGGTCTTGTAGGTGGTGAGATGCTGAAAGTACTGGAAGAACGTAACTTCCCCATCACCGAACTCATCCCGGTCGCTTCCGAGCGGTCTGTTGGTAAAAAGGTGACCTTCAAGGGACAAGAATATACCGTAGTAAGTTTTGAGGACGCCATCGCTGCCAAGCCTGCCATTGCTATTTTTTCGGCGGGTGGTAGTACGTCATTGGAACTGGCTCCCAAGTTTGCCGAAGCTGGAATTTTCGTTATTGACAACTCTTCAGCCTGGCGGATGGACCCTACCAAAAAACTGGTAGTACCGGAGATCAACGCTCACACGCTGACGAAAGAAGATAAAATCATTGCCAATCCCAACTGCTCAACGATTCAGATGGTGGTGGTATTGAACCCCCTGCACCAGCAGTACAAAATCAAACGAGTAGTCGTTTCGACCTACCAGTCTGTTACGGGTACGGGTAAAGCTGCGGTAGATCAGTTGTTTGCCGAGCGTAAAGGCGATGACAGCGTGAAAAAAGTATATCCGCACCCCATCGACCTGAACGTACTGCCGCACATCGACGTATTCCTGGATAACGGTTATACGAAAGAAGAGATGAAGATGGTAAATGAAACCAAGAAAATCATGGGAGACGACTCCATCGCAGTAACGGCTACGACGGTACGTATTCCTACGATTGGCGGTCACTCGGAAGCCGTAAACATCGAGTTCGAAAACGATTTCGATCTGGAAGAAGTACGGGCTATCCTGGAAAAAGCTCCGGGCGTAGTCGTACAGGACGATCCGAAAAACCAGATTTACCCTATGCCGCTCACCGCTCACGGAAAAGACGATACCTTCGTGGGTCGTATCCGTCGGGATGAGTCGCAACCCAACACGCTCAACTTGTGGATTGTCGCTGACAACCTGCGGAAAGGTGCGGCTACGAACGCTGTTCAGATCGCTGAGTATCTGAATACGAACGAATTAGTATAA
- a CDS encoding 5-formyltetrahydrofolate cyclo-ligase, which yields MTKAEIRREFRQRRQKLSEADLLIHTRALSNELIQSDLLRNSKIIHAFLPIRRQKEVDNYVVIHNLRESYPHIHIAVSRSDAQAREMEHYRYTDQTEILENEWGIPEPVPQLGLKIAPEELDAVLVPLLAFDRRGYRVGYGMGFYDRFLAQCRPDVLKIGLSFFEPVESIIDVDNFDIPLTACVTPKGIWRFERSRELL from the coding sequence ATGACGAAAGCAGAAATACGACGGGAATTCCGGCAACGCCGACAGAAGCTGAGTGAAGCTGACCTACTTATCCACACTCGAGCGTTATCCAACGAGTTAATTCAATCGGATTTATTGAGAAATAGTAAGATTATACACGCCTTTTTGCCCATTCGTCGACAGAAGGAAGTGGACAACTATGTAGTTATTCACAATTTGCGTGAAAGTTATCCACATATCCACATTGCTGTTTCTCGATCCGACGCTCAGGCCCGTGAGATGGAGCACTATCGATATACGGATCAGACCGAAATCCTTGAAAATGAGTGGGGTATTCCGGAGCCCGTACCACAATTAGGGTTAAAAATTGCTCCTGAAGAACTGGATGCCGTATTAGTACCGCTCTTGGCTTTTGATCGACGAGGGTATCGAGTAGGGTATGGGATGGGCTTTTACGATCGTTTTCTGGCCCAGTGCCGACCAGATGTACTGAAAATAGGCCTTTCTTTCTTTGAACCGGTGGAAAGCATTATTGATGTGGATAACTTTGATATTCCCCTGACGGCTTGCGTTACGCCAAAGGGTATTTGGAGGTTTGAGCGAAGTAGAGAACTTTTATAA
- a CDS encoding outer membrane beta-barrel protein: protein MKRSLIAFATVALSTAALSAFAQISTDTLPVTTTKPWIPAHKSDLEISLGLNTFAGKNAQTTNGYELRPLGSRFVSLGAMHRFRIVSGPKTALALKTGLEVSWNNFMLEGNRVISTTGGQVAFTDSDVPLAKSKLTVAYLNIPVMPTVVFRKGAVSHISLGGYAGMRLDSYTKTKTQSGSKDRDHGRYFVNNFRYGVGMSVGFRCVGTVFAEYDLNKVFEAGKGPQVSAVNFGIRL from the coding sequence ATGAAACGTTCATTGATTGCCTTCGCTACTGTCGCTTTATCTACTGCTGCTTTATCCGCCTTTGCTCAAATCAGTACGGATACTTTACCCGTCACGACGACTAAACCTTGGATACCTGCTCACAAAAGCGACTTAGAAATTTCACTAGGCCTCAACACCTTTGCCGGAAAAAATGCTCAAACGACCAATGGTTACGAGCTTCGTCCCTTAGGTAGCCGCTTTGTTTCGCTGGGTGCTATGCACCGCTTCCGGATTGTGAGTGGACCCAAGACCGCCCTAGCGTTGAAGACGGGTCTGGAAGTAAGCTGGAATAACTTTATGCTCGAAGGAAACCGGGTGATTAGTACTACGGGTGGACAAGTTGCTTTCACGGACTCTGACGTACCCCTGGCTAAAAGTAAACTTACCGTCGCGTATCTGAATATTCCCGTTATGCCTACGGTCGTATTCCGCAAAGGAGCCGTGAGCCACATTAGCTTAGGCGGCTATGCCGGTATGCGACTCGATAGCTATACCAAAACCAAAACCCAGTCGGGCAGCAAAGACCGCGATCATGGTCGCTACTTTGTGAATAACTTCCGTTACGGCGTAGGGATGAGCGTAGGCTTCCGTTGTGTAGGCACGGTATTCGCCGAATATGATTTGAATAAGGTATTTGAAGCGGGCAAAGGGCCTCAGGTAAGTGCCGTAAACTTTGGTATTCGCCTGTAA
- a CDS encoding thioredoxin family protein, with amino-acid sequence MKSIGLIWALVWAWNFAGAADKPLEQRGYNIGEAVGDFQLRNVNGNTVRLSDLKANKGVIVVFTTNHCPFAKAYEDRIIALDMKYRSQGFPVVAINPNDPAAYEEDSFENMKARASTKGYTFPYLLDDTQKTAKAFGATRTPQVFVLQRQGDKFTVQYIGTIDDSSQDPGSVTRRYVEDAVNNLLQGKPVMLNVTRPVGCAIQWKEA; translated from the coding sequence ATGAAATCAATTGGGCTAATTTGGGCTCTCGTCTGGGCCTGGAACTTTGCAGGAGCAGCCGATAAACCTTTGGAGCAACGAGGATATAATATTGGGGAAGCCGTCGGCGACTTTCAGCTACGGAATGTGAATGGAAACACGGTACGTCTTTCAGACTTGAAAGCAAATAAAGGCGTAATCGTAGTTTTTACGACGAATCATTGTCCCTTTGCCAAAGCCTACGAAGACCGAATCATTGCTCTGGATATGAAGTACCGCTCGCAGGGATTTCCTGTCGTTGCCATCAATCCCAATGATCCGGCGGCCTACGAAGAAGATTCTTTTGAGAATATGAAAGCCCGGGCTTCGACCAAAGGGTATACCTTTCCGTATCTGCTCGATGATACCCAGAAAACGGCTAAAGCCTTCGGAGCTACCCGTACGCCACAAGTGTTTGTACTGCAGCGTCAGGGCGACAAATTCACCGTTCAGTACATTGGTACAATCGACGACAGCTCACAAGACCCTGGTAGCGTAACCCGACGGTACGTAGAAGATGCGGTGAATAATTTATTACAGGGAAAGCCCGTGATGTTAAACGTAACCAGACCCGTAGGCTGTGCCATTCAGTGGAAGGAAGCATAG
- a CDS encoding amino acid permease, translating into MANIWVKKPLKQLLNEAEASGEGSLKRTLSAGNLVALGIGAIIGAGLFVRTAAAAAESAGPSVTISFILAAVGCALAGLCYAEFASMIPIAGSAYTYSYATMGEFVAWTIGWDLVLEYALGAATVSIAWSEYLNKLLATLFGTEIPYQWCHSPFQVSELGTQGIMNIPAVFILFCLTLLLIRGVQESATVNAVIVVLKVAIVILFIALGWQYINPANHMPYIPEETKVVDGAGVSHDFGGFWGIVGGAGTVFFAFIGFDAVSTAAQEAKNPSRDMPIGILVSLVVCTILYILFGHVLTGVAHYSEFRTAGKEASVVYAIQKYMHDYQWLGTMITVAILAGFSSVILVMLLGQSRVFYSMANDGLVPKVFSQLHPKYRTPYRSNLLFFVFVGIFAAFVPGDVVGDMTSIGTLFAFVLVSIGVVIMRKTDPNIERPFKTPFSPVVPILGALTCLLMIYGLGHENWMRLIVWMGIGLVIYFGYSVRRSKLQRK; encoded by the coding sequence ATGGCTAACATTTGGGTAAAGAAACCCCTGAAACAACTGTTGAACGAGGCCGAAGCCTCAGGCGAAGGTTCGCTCAAGCGGACCCTCTCGGCTGGAAACCTCGTGGCTTTGGGAATTGGTGCAATTATTGGAGCTGGACTCTTCGTACGTACGGCAGCGGCGGCGGCCGAAAGTGCAGGTCCATCGGTTACGATTTCATTTATTTTAGCCGCCGTGGGCTGTGCTCTGGCCGGTTTATGTTACGCTGAATTTGCTTCCATGATTCCCATTGCGGGATCTGCTTATACGTATTCGTACGCAACCATGGGTGAATTTGTGGCCTGGACGATTGGCTGGGATTTAGTACTCGAGTACGCGTTGGGAGCTGCCACGGTTTCCATTGCCTGGTCGGAATACCTGAATAAGCTCTTAGCGACTTTATTTGGCACCGAAATACCCTACCAGTGGTGCCATTCTCCCTTTCAGGTGTCAGAGCTGGGTACGCAGGGAATCATGAATATTCCTGCCGTATTCATCCTGTTCTGTCTAACCTTGCTGCTCATTCGCGGCGTACAGGAATCGGCTACCGTTAATGCCGTTATCGTCGTATTGAAAGTGGCGATTGTGATCCTGTTCATCGCTTTAGGCTGGCAGTACATCAACCCGGCCAACCACATGCCCTACATTCCTGAAGAAACCAAGGTAGTGGATGGAGCTGGCGTGTCCCATGACTTTGGCGGTTTCTGGGGGATTGTCGGAGGGGCCGGTACCGTGTTCTTCGCTTTCATTGGTTTTGATGCCGTGTCAACGGCCGCTCAGGAAGCAAAAAATCCGAGTCGGGATATGCCCATCGGTATTCTGGTTTCCCTGGTGGTTTGTACGATTCTGTATATTCTGTTTGGTCACGTACTGACGGGTGTTGCTCACTACAGCGAATTCCGGACGGCTGGTAAAGAAGCCTCGGTTGTATACGCCATCCAGAAATACATGCACGATTATCAGTGGTTGGGTACGATGATTACGGTAGCCATTCTAGCGGGTTTCTCTTCCGTAATTCTGGTGATGTTGCTGGGTCAGTCACGGGTATTCTACTCGATGGCTAATGACGGTCTGGTTCCGAAAGTATTCAGCCAACTGCACCCGAAATACCGCACGCCGTACCGCTCAAACCTTCTTTTCTTCGTCTTCGTAGGCATCTTCGCGGCTTTCGTGCCGGGTGATGTAGTAGGGGATATGACCAGTATCGGTACGTTGTTTGCCTTCGTTCTAGTATCAATTGGCGTGGTTATCATGCGTAAAACGGACCCGAATATCGAACGTCCTTTCAAAACACCTTTCTCGCCAGTCGTTCCGATTCTAGGTGCATTGACCTGTTTGCTGATGATCTACGGTTTAGGTCACGAAAACTGGATGCGTCTGATTGTCTGGATGGGTATCGGTCTGGTAATCTATTTCGGATACAGTGTTCGTCGCAGTAAACTGCAACGCAAATAA
- a CDS encoding TerC family protein, which produces MDFLHQLFGNDLEAAGFVILNLILIESLLSVDNAAVLATMVMDLSPDQRKKALKYGIIGAYIFRGICLVAATWLVKVWWLKPIGGLYLLYLCFNYFLSRDKPHEEEHIEKKDSWFYRNTIGLLGKFWATVALVEVMDLAFSIDNVFAAVAFTDNIYLICTGVFIGILAMRFVAQSFVRLMERFPFLEGIAFLVIGLLGMKLMSSAACHFFKETAICHFMESEEADLYVSITTVVLFVIPILTSWLFNFPKRHTVADE; this is translated from the coding sequence ATGGATTTTCTACACCAGTTATTCGGCAATGATCTGGAAGCGGCCGGGTTTGTGATTTTAAATTTGATCCTGATTGAAAGTTTACTTTCCGTAGACAATGCTGCTGTACTCGCCACGATGGTCATGGATCTTTCGCCGGACCAGCGCAAGAAAGCCCTCAAGTACGGAATCATTGGTGCCTATATCTTCCGGGGAATTTGTTTAGTTGCCGCTACCTGGCTAGTGAAAGTATGGTGGCTCAAGCCCATTGGCGGGCTGTATTTGCTGTATTTGTGCTTCAATTATTTCCTGAGTCGCGATAAGCCTCACGAAGAAGAACACATTGAAAAGAAGGATTCCTGGTTTTATCGCAACACCATTGGTTTACTGGGTAAATTCTGGGCAACAGTAGCGTTGGTGGAAGTGATGGATCTCGCTTTTTCAATCGACAACGTATTTGCGGCGGTGGCTTTTACCGACAATATCTATCTGATTTGTACGGGCGTTTTCATCGGAATCCTAGCCATGCGGTTTGTGGCTCAGTCATTCGTCCGACTTATGGAGCGTTTTCCGTTTCTGGAAGGGATTGCCTTTCTCGTCATCGGTTTGTTGGGTATGAAACTGATGTCTTCGGCGGCCTGTCACTTTTTCAAAGAAACGGCCATTTGTCACTTTATGGAAAGCGAAGAAGCGGATTTGTACGTATCCATTACTACGGTCGTTCTATTTGTAATCCCTATTTTAACTTCCTGGTTATTCAATTTTCCCAAACGACATACAGTGGCGGATGAATAA